A genome region from Pirellulales bacterium includes the following:
- a CDS encoding Gfo/Idh/MocA family oxidoreductase — MNDFSSQNCPVHRLRAGMVGLGMIFDETYRPFFTQSALAGIYDPAFGACRVDLAAVATRTGARAEAFRRGAPPELAQFENLTGDDAGGRLAAGNVDLVCVATPDQRHFEISKAVLSAGKHLLVEKPSVLSLAELDELERLAREKRVLAKVVYHKLLDPDHKKLRTLVVDDRLTHVNNGYCSLLEPKQISGSQFAEWIVGRNPGTYVAVHYIKLIDFTFGGRLKSVACTGQRGLVGPADGPTWDSTQLRLIYEYGPPGKPPREAAFDIHTSWVTPDNFPGYVEQEVQFRFDNGVWNGHSRKRGIECTIEGVTPGEIKITMNNHYNGTFVEPWGARAQRGYGIEVLERFAREVATVEFGGARGERDARLAAARKLDYNDLSADRQTVAAVQAMEAILARHAAGEPNAVAYVNHAAGGLVLFTPGREKPEVLYPGRV; from the coding sequence ATGAACGACTTCTCATCGCAAAACTGTCCTGTTCATCGCTTGCGCGCCGGCATGGTTGGGCTGGGGATGATCTTTGACGAGACCTATCGACCGTTTTTCACGCAGTCGGCGCTGGCTGGCATCTACGACCCCGCCTTTGGGGCCTGCCGAGTGGACCTGGCCGCGGTCGCCACGCGAACCGGCGCTCGGGCCGAGGCTTTTCGCCGCGGCGCCCCGCCAGAATTGGCCCAGTTCGAAAACCTGACTGGCGACGACGCCGGCGGACGGTTGGCGGCGGGCAACGTCGACCTGGTTTGCGTGGCGACGCCGGATCAACGGCATTTTGAAATCTCCAAGGCGGTGCTGTCGGCTGGCAAGCACCTGCTGGTCGAGAAGCCATCGGTGTTGTCATTGGCGGAGTTGGACGAACTGGAGCGGTTGGCGCGCGAGAAGCGCGTGCTGGCCAAGGTGGTGTATCACAAGCTGCTCGACCCCGATCACAAAAAATTGCGCACCTTGGTGGTGGACGATCGGTTGACGCATGTGAACAACGGGTACTGCTCGCTGCTCGAGCCCAAGCAGATCTCGGGCTCGCAGTTCGCGGAGTGGATCGTTGGCCGCAACCCGGGCACGTACGTGGCGGTGCATTACATCAAGCTGATCGACTTCACGTTTGGCGGTCGCTTGAAATCGGTTGCCTGCACCGGGCAGCGGGGATTGGTGGGACCGGCCGATGGGCCAACGTGGGATTCGACTCAGCTTCGGCTGATTTACGAATATGGTCCGCCTGGCAAGCCGCCGCGCGAAGCGGCCTTTGACATCCACACCAGTTGGGTCACGCCAGACAATTTTCCGGGGTATGTCGAGCAAGAGGTGCAGTTTCGCTTCGACAACGGGGTGTGGAACGGTCACAGTCGCAAGCGCGGAATCGAGTGCACCATCGAGGGAGTCACGCCCGGCGAGATCAAGATCACGATGAACAACCATTACAACGGCACATTCGTCGAACCGTGGGGAGCGCGGGCGCAGCGCGGCTACGGCATTGAAGTGCTAGAGCGGTTCGCGCGCGAGGTGGCGACGGTGGAATTTGGCGGCGCCCGCGGCGAGCGCGATGCGCGGCTGGCCGCCGCGCGAAAGCTCGACTACAACGACCTGAGCGCCGACCGGCAGACCGTGGCAGCCGTGCAGGCGATGGAAGCGATCTTGGCGCGGCATGCCGCTGGCGAACCGAACGCGGTGGCTTATGTGAACCACGCGGCCGGAGGGCTGGTCCTGTTTACGCCAGGACGCGAAAAGCCCGAAGTGCTGTACCCTGGCCGCGTTTAG
- a CDS encoding type II secretion system F family protein has protein sequence MAGTGQETVAATPEQLAALCDEMAAMVRAGLPLDTGLADGATEMPRLTGRGLRLVADRLARGEPLEAAVTSIGGPLAPLLRAVVAAGQRAGRLPAALEELANLALLQAELKRISVYAWIYPLVVLAAAAAVMALFAVGVLNPIREGFYELRASGTRGTNLLLGLAQWPVWVWPLAALVFAIAAAVVTRWLLRPARTRDEATAWRPYRRLMVDAETAGLAGLLGLLIEQRVPLPDALRLSGESTQGNAGRAARALADSVERGEPLPQAAGASRLPAALRFALVAASGPALATALAQVSETYRDRARWRANRLRATLPVTLVFVVGGTATMICGVTLFYPWATLLRQLGSAVSQ, from the coding sequence ATGGCAGGTACAGGCCAAGAGACGGTCGCAGCGACGCCAGAGCAGTTGGCGGCGCTATGCGACGAAATGGCGGCGATGGTGCGGGCCGGATTGCCGCTCGACACCGGCCTGGCCGACGGCGCGACGGAGATGCCGCGCTTGACGGGGCGTGGGCTGCGGCTGGTGGCCGATCGACTGGCGCGCGGAGAACCGCTGGAAGCCGCGGTGACCTCGATCGGCGGGCCACTGGCGCCGCTCTTAAGAGCGGTGGTGGCGGCGGGCCAGCGCGCGGGACGGTTGCCGGCAGCATTAGAGGAGTTGGCCAACTTGGCGCTGTTGCAGGCCGAACTCAAGCGGATCAGCGTATACGCCTGGATTTATCCGCTGGTGGTGCTGGCAGCGGCGGCGGCGGTCATGGCGCTGTTTGCGGTGGGGGTGCTGAATCCGATTCGCGAAGGTTTTTATGAACTGCGCGCCAGCGGCACGCGCGGAACGAACTTGTTGCTGGGGCTGGCGCAGTGGCCGGTGTGGGTTTGGCCGTTGGCGGCGCTAGTGTTTGCGATCGCGGCGGCGGTCGTCACGCGCTGGCTGCTGCGCCCAGCGCGGACGCGAGACGAGGCTACGGCCTGGCGTCCCTACAGGCGCTTGATGGTCGATGCCGAGACCGCCGGCTTGGCCGGGCTGTTGGGCCTGCTGATCGAGCAGCGCGTGCCGCTGCCCGACGCGCTACGGCTGAGTGGCGAATCGACCCAGGGCAACGCGGGCCGGGCGGCGCGAGCGCTCGCCGACTCGGTGGAGCGCGGCGAGCCGTTGCCTCAGGCGGCCGGCGCTTCGCGGTTGCCGGCGGCGCTGCGATTCGCGCTGGTGGCGGCCAGCGGGCCGGCGCTGGCGACCGCGCTGGCGCAGGTGAGCGAAACCTATCGCGATCGGGCGCGCTGGCGCGCGAATCGGCTGCGCGCCACGCTGCCGGTGACGCTGGTATTCGTTGTGGGCGGGACCGCTACCATGATCTGCGGAGTGACGCTGTTCTATCCCTGGGCCACGTTGCTGCGCCAGTTGGGAAGCGCGGTGTCGCAATGA
- a CDS encoding type II secretion system F family protein has product MTEHNRSATNGDASLTGSEEKLLGGQLTALVGGVLPLVGALHAMAEESARPRLAGALARVADRVQRGAALDDALAAERGVPRPLRAALIETARRGDAQAWLGYLDYERRLDQLGREARLAVFYPACVLTLLTIVIFLFLSVFAQPNDAFFQDFDVEVPLATQLFVLAGRHVWQIAVAAFVSAVAGAAIWRWILPDETKHRLYKRTPLFGGLWRFRTLAGWSRLMSVLIDARTRLDEALRTAGQAALDVELGAASLRAADVVETGQPLSAALATEPAFPASLAPMVGWGESERQLSESLRAAADLFETRARRQVSLVEVVLPAIAFLMVVWCVVVILTATVMPLYWLIEALS; this is encoded by the coding sequence ATGACCGAGCACAATCGATCGGCGACAAACGGCGACGCCTCGTTAACTGGCAGCGAGGAAAAACTGTTGGGCGGGCAGTTGACCGCGCTGGTGGGGGGCGTGCTGCCGCTGGTTGGCGCGCTCCACGCGATGGCAGAAGAATCGGCGCGGCCTCGATTGGCGGGCGCGCTGGCGCGGGTGGCCGATCGCGTGCAGCGCGGCGCGGCGCTGGACGACGCGCTCGCTGCCGAACGCGGCGTGCCAAGACCGCTGCGAGCGGCGCTGATCGAGACCGCGCGCCGCGGCGACGCGCAAGCATGGTTAGGTTACCTCGACTATGAGCGGCGGCTGGACCAACTGGGACGTGAGGCGCGGCTGGCCGTGTTTTACCCGGCCTGCGTCTTAACGCTATTGACGATTGTGATCTTCTTGTTTCTCAGCGTGTTTGCCCAACCGAACGACGCGTTTTTTCAGGACTTCGACGTGGAGGTTCCGCTGGCAACTCAATTGTTCGTGCTGGCCGGCAGGCATGTGTGGCAAATTGCAGTCGCCGCGTTCGTCTCCGCTGTAGCGGGCGCCGCCATTTGGCGCTGGATACTGCCGGACGAGACGAAGCATCGACTCTACAAACGGACGCCGCTGTTTGGCGGATTATGGCGTTTTAGAACTTTGGCGGGCTGGTCGCGGCTGATGTCGGTGCTGATCGACGCCAGGACACGGCTCGACGAGGCCTTGCGCACCGCCGGGCAAGCGGCGCTCGACGTGGAATTGGGCGCGGCCAGCCTGCGGGCGGCCGACGTGGTGGAAACCGGGCAGCCCCTGTCGGCCGCGCTCGCCACGGAGCCGGCCTTTCCGGCGAGCCTGGCGCCGATGGTCGGCTGGGGAGAAAGCGAGCGACAACTGTCCGAATCGCTGCGGGCAGCGGCCGATCTGTTCGAGACGCGGGCACGACGGCAGGTATCGCTGGTGGAGGTGGTGTTGCCGGCGATCGCCTTCTTGATGGTGGTGTGGTGCGTAGTGGTGATTTTGACGGCGACGGTGATGCCGTTGTATTGGCTTATCGAAGCGTTGTCGTAG
- a CDS encoding carbonic anhydrase encodes MRQLLRGIHRFQNNAFLARRELFADLAKGQRPQAVFVTCCDSRIDPTLITQTEPGDLFVIRNIGNIVPAYHPAITGDSVAAALEYAVGVLGIRDLIICGHSHCGAVRALLDPAQADKLPSVRDWLGHAEATKRIMRENYSHLSGEALLNVAVQENVLVQLEHLRSHPALVAAIARGELNLHGWVYKIETGDIFAYDAAGEQFLPIGETAVAERVVAERAVTADAI; translated from the coding sequence ATGCGCCAACTGCTGCGCGGTATTCATCGCTTTCAAAATAACGCCTTTCTCGCCCGCCGCGAACTCTTTGCCGACCTGGCCAAGGGCCAGCGTCCTCAAGCGGTCTTTGTCACCTGCTGCGACTCCCGCATCGACCCCACGCTCATCACGCAAACCGAGCCGGGCGATCTGTTCGTGATCCGCAATATTGGCAACATCGTTCCGGCCTACCATCCGGCCATCACCGGCGACAGCGTGGCCGCCGCCCTGGAATACGCCGTCGGCGTGCTCGGCATTCGCGATTTGATCATCTGTGGACATTCGCACTGTGGCGCCGTGCGGGCGCTGCTCGATCCGGCGCAGGCAGACAAGCTGCCAAGCGTGCGCGATTGGCTGGGCCACGCAGAAGCCACCAAGCGCATCATGCGCGAAAACTACAGTCATCTGTCGGGCGAGGCGCTGTTGAACGTCGCCGTGCAAGAGAACGTGCTGGTGCAACTCGAGCACTTGCGCTCCCATCCCGCATTGGTCGCCGCCATCGCGCGCGGAGAACTGAACCTGCACGGTTGGGTGTACAAGATCGAGACCGGCGACATCTTTGCTTACGACGCCGCCGGCGAGCAGTTCTTGCCGATTGGCGAAACCGCCGTAGCCGAACGGGTCGTGGCCGAACGGGCCGTGACCGCCGACGCCATCTAA
- a CDS encoding Gfo/Idh/MocA family oxidoreductase: MSSPADSSAHRRDFLKTSSVAAAAVAAGSLSIARSAHAAGADQIKIGLIGCGGRGTGAASQALHTAGDVKLVAMGDAFADRLESSLNELNKDEALKGRIEVPQDRRFTGFDAYKQVLDSGVDLVVLATPPGFRPIHFAAAIDAGKHVFMEKPVAVDAPGVRAVLEATRKAKEKNLGVGVGLQRHHQNSYIETIKRLQDGAIGDMVAARVYWNGAGLWVHPRKPEQTEMEYQMRNWYYFNWLCGDHIVEQHIHNMDVINWLKGKYPVRAQGMGGRQVRTGADFGEIYDHHAVEFEYDDGSRMFSYCRHIPGCWDSVTEHVHGTKGTADISAGVIKTKDEKPWRYRGEGHNPYQTEHDDLFASIRAGAPLNEGEMGAMSTMTAILGRMCTYSGKMLRWEDALNSQISLAPAEYAFNASPPVPAVAVPGQTKVV, translated from the coding sequence ATGAGTTCTCCAGCCGATAGCTCGGCCCATCGCCGCGACTTTCTCAAAACATCTAGCGTGGCCGCCGCGGCGGTCGCCGCCGGTTCGCTTTCGATCGCGCGCAGCGCGCACGCCGCCGGCGCCGACCAGATCAAGATCGGCCTGATCGGTTGCGGCGGACGCGGCACCGGCGCCGCCTCGCAGGCGCTGCACACCGCCGGCGACGTCAAGCTGGTGGCGATGGGGGACGCCTTCGCCGATCGCCTGGAAAGCAGCCTCAACGAACTGAACAAAGACGAGGCGCTGAAGGGGCGGATCGAAGTGCCGCAAGATCGCCGTTTCACTGGCTTCGACGCCTACAAGCAGGTGCTCGATTCCGGGGTCGATCTGGTGGTGTTGGCCACTCCGCCCGGTTTTCGGCCGATTCACTTCGCGGCCGCGATCGACGCCGGCAAGCACGTCTTCATGGAGAAGCCGGTGGCGGTCGACGCGCCGGGCGTTCGCGCCGTGCTGGAAGCGACGCGCAAGGCCAAGGAGAAGAACCTGGGCGTCGGCGTGGGCCTGCAACGCCATCACCAGAACAGCTACATCGAAACGATCAAGCGCTTGCAGGACGGGGCGATTGGCGACATGGTCGCCGCCCGCGTTTATTGGAACGGCGCCGGGTTGTGGGTGCATCCGCGCAAGCCGGAGCAGACCGAGATGGAGTACCAGATGCGCAACTGGTACTACTTCAACTGGCTGTGCGGCGACCATATCGTGGAGCAGCACATCCACAACATGGACGTCATCAACTGGCTCAAGGGCAAATACCCGGTGCGGGCCCAAGGGATGGGGGGCCGGCAGGTGCGGACCGGCGCCGACTTCGGCGAGATCTACGATCATCACGCCGTGGAGTTTGAATACGACGACGGCAGCCGCATGTTCAGCTACTGCCGCCACATCCCCGGCTGTTGGGACTCGGTGACCGAGCATGTGCATGGCACCAAGGGAACCGCCGACATCAGCGCGGGCGTGATCAAGACCAAGGACGAAAAGCCGTGGCGCTACCGCGGCGAGGGGCACAACCCCTATCAGACGGAGCACGACGACCTGTTCGCCAGTATTCGCGCCGGCGCGCCGTTGAACGAAGGCGAGATGGGCGCCATGAGCACCATGACCGCGATCTTGGGTCGCATGTGCACCTACTCCGGCAAAATGCTGCGCTGGGAAGACGCGCTGAACAGCCAAATTTCGCTGGCGCCGGCGGAGTACGCGTTCAATGCCAGTCCGCCCGTGCCGGCGGTGGCGGTGCCGGGCCAGACCAAGGTGGTTTGA
- the tadA gene encoding Flp pilus assembly complex ATPase component TadA, producing the protein MSRDMTSERLAQLDPTDANYAVRAVEIILDAGLAAGATDLHLRPTLAGLEWRWRVDGVLHDVATLPRAVAPNIIARLKVLAGLLTYHTDTPQEGRIRWRDATVEMRLSTLPTLHGEKGVVRLFPAGGQFQYLDELQFPADVTARLGELLAETSGALLLTGPAGAGKTTTAYAALREIARRAPQRAIASLEDPIEVELAGVAQSQVNEAAGFDLATGLKYLLRQDPEVILVSEVRDRGTAETVFQAALTGHLVISTFHAASAAAAISRLADMGIEPYLLRSGVLGVLHLRLLRRLCECAGESVDAADRLGFEVSPVRVARGCERCHGSGYRGRLPIVELLTVEADDVSRAVLDRQEARVLEARAVAAGMTSRWERARQAIAAGWTSAAEARRVFGFSR; encoded by the coding sequence ATGTCGCGCGACATGACCAGCGAGCGGCTGGCACAGCTAGATCCGACCGACGCCAACTATGCTGTGCGCGCAGTGGAGATCATCCTCGACGCCGGGTTGGCGGCCGGCGCCACCGATTTGCATTTGCGCCCAACGCTGGCGGGGCTGGAATGGCGCTGGCGGGTGGATGGCGTGCTGCACGACGTGGCGACCCTGCCGCGCGCGGTGGCGCCAAACATCATCGCGCGGCTCAAGGTGCTGGCGGGCTTGTTGACGTATCACACCGACACGCCGCAAGAGGGGCGCATCCGCTGGCGCGACGCCACGGTCGAGATGCGCTTGAGCACGCTGCCAACCTTGCATGGCGAGAAGGGTGTGGTGCGGCTGTTTCCGGCCGGCGGACAGTTTCAATACCTCGACGAGTTGCAATTTCCGGCCGATGTGACGGCGCGACTGGGCGAACTGCTGGCCGAAACGAGCGGCGCCCTGCTGCTCACCGGGCCGGCGGGGGCCGGCAAGACGACGACCGCCTACGCCGCGCTGCGCGAGATCGCCCGCCGAGCGCCGCAGCGGGCGATCGCCTCGCTCGAAGACCCGATCGAGGTGGAACTGGCGGGCGTGGCCCAGTCGCAAGTGAACGAGGCGGCCGGCTTCGATCTGGCGACCGGGCTCAAGTATCTGTTGCGCCAAGATCCCGAGGTGATCTTGGTGAGCGAGGTGCGCGATCGCGGCACGGCGGAGACGGTGTTTCAGGCGGCGCTGACCGGGCATCTGGTGATCAGCACGTTCCACGCGGCCAGCGCGGCGGCGGCGATCAGTCGTCTTGCGGACATGGGGATCGAGCCGTATTTGTTGCGCAGCGGGGTACTGGGGGTGTTGCATCTGCGGCTGTTGCGCCGGCTGTGCGAGTGCGCAGGCGAGAGCGTGGACGCCGCTGATCGACTCGGTTTTGAGGTCTCGCCGGTGAGGGTCGCCCGTGGCTGCGAGCGGTGCCACGGCAGCGGATACCGGGGGCGGCTGCCGATTGTCGAACTGTTGACCGTGGAGGCCGACGACGTGAGCCGCGCGGTCCTCGACCGCCAGGAGGCGCGGGTGCTGGAGGCGCGGGCTGTGGCGGCCGGCATGACCAGCCGCTGGGAGCGGGCGCGGCAGGCAATTGCCGCGGGATGGACCAGCGCGGCCGAGGCGCGGCGAGTTTTTGGTTTTTCGCGATAA
- a CDS encoding SulP family inorganic anion transporter, translating into MHSTNQRSPLLSWRQTLGSDLLASVVVTLVALPLCMGIALAVGAPMSAGLVAGVIGGIVVGAIGGAPLQVSGPAAGLIVIVIEVLARYGTVDGQFSLQRGMLALSVAVTLAGLMQLAAGWLRLGQWFRAVSPAVIDGMLAGIGILIVATQIHLMVDDPTKRAHGLDYLLSIPQAIEKGLYPLDDSQHHRAARIGVITIGVILLWSRLPWKKLRYLPAPLVAVATAAAIANWGGWKISYVQFHGGLAEGLTLLNPLAAPQVLDYSLLLTSVAIAFVASAETLLCATAVDQLHTGPRTRYDRELAAQGVGNFLSGLLGGLPITGVIVRSATNVQAGAKTRLSAMLHGVWLLLLVAAFPGLLELVPQAALAAVLVYTGVRLVNLHAITGLWKQGRAEVLIYLATVAGIVIEDLLTGVAIGVVLSAIRILWIVTRMQIKVRHDNSNQRIEVGIRGNATFLRLPRLAGALENIEPGTTVTVNLERLSYVDHACAQLLESWAVQHEAAGGHVEINYQTLEIKLRGKKQADSDSVAIERPAPRVRAVASH; encoded by the coding sequence ATGCACAGCACAAATCAAAGATCCCCACTCCTGAGTTGGCGACAAACGCTCGGCAGCGATCTTCTGGCGTCGGTCGTCGTGACGCTCGTCGCTTTGCCGCTCTGCATGGGCATTGCGCTCGCCGTCGGCGCGCCCATGTCAGCCGGCCTAGTGGCTGGCGTGATCGGCGGCATCGTGGTCGGCGCGATCGGCGGCGCCCCCTTGCAGGTCAGCGGCCCCGCCGCCGGCCTGATCGTCATCGTGATCGAAGTGCTCGCCCGCTACGGCACGGTCGACGGCCAATTCAGTTTGCAGCGCGGCATGCTCGCGCTGTCGGTGGCTGTCACGCTGGCGGGTCTCATGCAACTTGCCGCCGGTTGGTTGCGGCTGGGACAATGGTTTCGCGCCGTGTCCCCAGCCGTAATCGACGGCATGCTGGCCGGCATCGGCATTCTGATCGTCGCCACGCAAATCCATCTCATGGTCGACGACCCCACCAAACGCGCCCACGGACTCGATTACCTGCTCTCGATTCCGCAAGCGATCGAAAAAGGGCTGTATCCGCTCGACGATTCGCAGCATCACCGCGCCGCGCGGATCGGCGTCATCACCATTGGCGTCATCCTGCTGTGGTCGCGCCTGCCCTGGAAGAAGCTCCGCTATCTGCCGGCGCCGCTGGTGGCAGTGGCCACCGCCGCGGCCATCGCCAATTGGGGCGGCTGGAAAATCAGCTACGTGCAGTTTCATGGCGGTTTGGCCGAAGGCCTCACGCTGCTCAATCCCTTGGCGGCGCCTCAAGTTTTGGACTACTCGCTGTTGCTGACCAGCGTTGCCATCGCCTTTGTCGCCAGCGCCGAGACGTTGCTCTGCGCCACGGCCGTCGATCAATTGCACACCGGGCCGCGCACTCGCTACGATCGCGAACTGGCCGCCCAAGGGGTCGGCAACTTCTTGTCCGGGCTATTGGGCGGCCTGCCGATCACCGGCGTTATTGTGCGCAGCGCCACCAACGTGCAGGCTGGCGCCAAGACGCGGCTATCCGCCATGCTGCATGGCGTCTGGCTGTTGCTCTTGGTCGCCGCGTTTCCTGGACTTTTGGAACTGGTGCCGCAGGCCGCTCTGGCCGCAGTGCTGGTCTATACCGGCGTGCGACTCGTCAATCTCCACGCGATCACCGGTCTCTGGAAGCAAGGCCGCGCCGAGGTGCTCATTTATCTCGCCACGGTCGCGGGCATCGTGATCGAAGACCTGCTCACCGGCGTGGCGATTGGCGTGGTGCTGTCCGCCATCCGCATCTTGTGGATTGTCACGCGTATGCAAATCAAGGTGCGGCACGACAATTCCAACCAGCGCATCGAAGTCGGCATCCGTGGCAACGCCACCTTTTTGCGGTTGCCACGCCTGGCCGGCGCGCTCGAAAACATCGAGCCCGGAACGACCGTCACGGTCAATCTCGAACGGCTCTCCTATGTCGATCACGCCTGCGCCCAACTCTTGGAGAGCTGGGCCGTGCAGCACGAAGCGGCGGGCGGACACGTCGAAATCAACTATCAAACCTTGGAAATCAAACTCCGCGGCAAAAAGCAGGCCGACTCCGATTCGGTCGCAATCGAGCGCCCCGCGCCTCGCGTGCGCGCGGTGGCCAGTCATTGA
- a CDS encoding DUF1559 domain-containing protein produces the protein MTRSYTASPGRRSTDGGFTLVELLVVMAIIGILIAMLLPAVNAAREAARRVSCANNLMQVSIGLANYEATFEMLPPGTIEPQGPIQSVATGYHMGWIVQILPQLDERNVFAHVDFAASVYHKKNDHVASLTLPVLNCPSERRNQSDLGRGISSYAGCHHDIEAPIDVNNNGVLFLNSHVRLAEVTDGLSHTIFVGEKRADAKDLGWMSGTRATLRNTGTAINGTPVQEPAGSAFSLGPAVSGVNAAPEEAEGEGDGDGSGAAPAGGPPYNNPLYVGGFGSQHPGGANIAWGDGSVYFLSDSISLPVLQQLGHRADGGLPPGIR, from the coding sequence ATGACTCGCAGTTACACGGCATCGCCTGGCCGCCGATCTACCGACGGCGGTTTCACGCTGGTGGAGTTGCTGGTGGTGATGGCGATCATCGGCATCTTGATCGCAATGTTGTTGCCAGCGGTGAACGCGGCGCGCGAGGCGGCGCGGCGCGTCTCCTGCGCGAATAACCTGATGCAAGTCTCGATCGGACTGGCGAATTACGAAGCGACGTTTGAGATGTTGCCGCCGGGCACGATTGAGCCGCAGGGGCCGATTCAAAGCGTGGCCACCGGGTATCACATGGGTTGGATCGTGCAGATCTTGCCGCAGCTTGACGAGCGAAACGTGTTCGCGCATGTCGACTTCGCGGCCAGCGTGTACCACAAAAAAAACGACCACGTGGCGAGCCTGACGCTGCCGGTGCTGAACTGCCCCTCGGAGCGGCGCAACCAATCGGATTTGGGGCGTGGGATCAGCAGTTACGCCGGCTGTCATCACGATATCGAGGCGCCGATCGACGTGAACAACAACGGCGTGTTGTTCCTGAACAGCCATGTGCGGCTGGCCGAAGTGACCGATGGGCTGTCGCACACGATCTTCGTGGGGGAAAAGCGCGCGGACGCCAAAGACTTGGGTTGGATGTCGGGCACGCGGGCCACACTGCGCAACACCGGCACGGCGATTAACGGCACGCCGGTGCAAGAGCCCGCGGGTTCGGCCTTTAGTTTGGGTCCGGCGGTAAGTGGCGTGAACGCAGCGCCGGAGGAAGCAGAGGGAGAAGGCGATGGTGACGGGAGCGGCGCAGCCCCGGCGGGGGGACCGCCTTACAACAACCCACTGTATGTGGGTGGCTTCGGCAGTCAGCACCCGGGGGGCGCCAACATCGCGTGGGGGGATGGGTCGGTGTATTTCCTGAGCGACTCGATTTCGCTGCCCGTGTTGCAACAACTGGGTCATCGGGCCGACGGCGGGTTGCCGCCGGGGATTCGATGA
- a CDS encoding type II secretion system F family protein — protein sequence MAESIVKSIAGIVIFGAALLVAARLLQRRGEPVSLMGFLMRVAGWTLIASAAVTILASTLQVAGSILLWMCSFAVLMMVANRVGRARRDMVLNVIATTVEKRMPLERVLRALATETRGQTRARLVALVGLLERGVDLPEALVKTPRLVPQEAVAAARIGRETGQMGRALREAAQQRTQAAPLWAPLTSRILWLFWSSLLLVNVTGGFVRFLLPKFELIFADFGIEMPLIAQRMIDWSGNVWIQMTISQVLVICALVFLYSVVAYIGWAPWPATLLTLGTGGSRGVLLRQLALAAESQRPLPICLETVAATRPPWARRRLRAAAQSLAAGSPLGDSLARHRLFSLRDGQLLMAAERAGNLPWALRALADSSERRMGYRLQSLGQVLVPLVVVLFGVLVAIIALACYLPLIKLIESLVP from the coding sequence ATGGCGGAATCGATTGTCAAAAGCATTGCCGGGATCGTAATTTTTGGCGCGGCGCTGCTGGTCGCGGCGCGACTGTTGCAGCGGCGCGGCGAGCCGGTCAGCCTGATGGGATTTCTGATGCGGGTGGCGGGGTGGACGCTGATCGCCTCGGCGGCGGTCACCATTCTGGCGAGCACGCTGCAGGTGGCTGGCTCGATCTTGTTGTGGATGTGCAGCTTCGCGGTGCTGATGATGGTCGCCAACCGCGTGGGCCGAGCGCGGCGCGACATGGTATTGAACGTCATCGCCACCACGGTGGAAAAGCGGATGCCGCTGGAACGAGTGCTCCGCGCGCTGGCGACGGAGACGCGCGGCCAAACCCGGGCCAGACTGGTGGCGTTGGTCGGCTTGTTGGAGCGGGGAGTGGACCTGCCGGAGGCGCTAGTCAAAACGCCAAGGCTGGTGCCGCAAGAGGCTGTCGCCGCAGCGCGGATTGGACGGGAGACGGGCCAGATGGGAAGGGCGCTGCGCGAGGCGGCGCAGCAACGGACACAAGCCGCGCCGCTGTGGGCGCCGCTGACTAGCCGAATCCTCTGGTTGTTTTGGAGCTCGCTGCTGTTGGTCAATGTGACCGGCGGGTTTGTGCGATTCCTGTTGCCGAAGTTTGAGCTGATTTTCGCTGATTTTGGCATTGAAATGCCGCTGATCGCACAGCGGATGATCGATTGGAGCGGCAATGTTTGGATTCAGATGACGATCAGCCAGGTGCTGGTGATCTGCGCGCTGGTGTTTCTGTATTCCGTGGTTGCCTACATCGGCTGGGCGCCGTGGCCGGCTACGCTCTTGACGCTTGGGACAGGTGGATCGCGCGGCGTGCTCTTAAGGCAACTAGCGCTGGCGGCCGAAAGCCAGCGACCATTGCCGATCTGCCTGGAGACCGTGGCGGCGACTCGGCCACCTTGGGCACGGCGCCGCTTGCGCGCGGCCGCGCAATCGCTGGCGGCGGGATCGCCATTGGGAGATAGCCTCGCGCGGCATCGCCTGTTCAGTCTGCGCGACGGACAGTTGTTGATGGCTGCCGAGCGAGCGGGCAATCTGCCGTGGGCGCTACGCGCCTTGGCCGATAGCTCCGAGCGGCGCATGGGCTACCGATTGCAGTCGCTTGGGCAGGTGCTGGTACCGCTGGTCGTGGTGCTGTTTGGGGTGCTGGTGGCGATCATCGCGCTGGCCTGTTACTTGCCGCTGATCAAGTTGATTGAGAGTTTGGTTCCATGA